One genomic segment of Rivularia sp. PCC 7116 includes these proteins:
- a CDS encoding alpha/beta hydrolase, with translation MVNLPLPITHYQLPITNYQLPITNYQLSITNYQLPITNYQLPIINY, from the coding sequence ATTGTTAATCTACCATTACCCATTACCCATTACCAATTACCAATTACCAATTACCAATTACCAATTACCAATTATCAATTATCAATTACCAATTACCAATTACCAATTACCAATTACCAATTACCAATTATCAATTACTAA
- a CDS encoding Uma2 family endonuclease, translating into MMPVILSLDTVELTDEQFWRLCQQNRDWQLERSAKGELIVNPPVGGTSGNKEAGLISLLWLWNQQTRLGKVFSSSTIFKLPGGGDRSPDAAWIKLERWQALSEEEQEKFPPICPDFVIELRSRTDQLKPLEEKMQEYINSGLLLGWLINPQDKQVEIYRPNQAVEVVNFPIDLSGEEVLPGFILKLPL; encoded by the coding sequence ATGATGCCGGTAATTCTTAGCTTGGATACTGTGGAACTAACAGACGAGCAATTTTGGCGTTTGTGTCAGCAGAATCGGGATTGGCAGTTGGAACGGAGCGCAAAAGGAGAGTTAATTGTGAACCCACCAGTGGGAGGAACAAGTGGTAATAAAGAAGCAGGTCTTATAAGTTTACTATGGCTATGGAATCAACAAACAAGACTTGGTAAAGTATTTAGTTCTTCAACTATTTTTAAGTTACCAGGTGGAGGCGATCGCTCTCCCGATGCAGCTTGGATTAAATTGGAACGATGGCAAGCTTTGAGTGAAGAAGAACAAGAAAAGTTTCCTCCCATCTGTCCCGATTTTGTAATTGAATTAAGGTCGCGTACTGACCAACTTAAACCGTTAGAAGAGAAGATGCAAGAATATATTAATAGCGGGTTACTTTTAGGTTGGCTAATTAATCCTCAAGATAAACAAGTGGAAATTTATCGTCCCAATCAAGCTGTAGAGGTAGTGAATTTTCCCATAGATTTATCTGGAGAGGAAGTTTTACCAGGATTTATATTGAAATTGCCTTTGTGA
- a CDS encoding DUF2459 domain-containing protein, translated as MVFKSLFKYNRQIFGGILIIISLFLIGAFIPRKWGNYSKQACDYQICVANTGIHSNILIPTKNNAYNWHNYLSIDKIGVDAVNDYKYLSFGWGDKDFYMTISSISDFNFHTIFKAVFLPTSSVMYVKGYQSLPQNIEVKCIYTDKANYLQLTKFIEASFKLDRNDRKIRIGDGYTSAAGFYAAKDKYSILRTCNTWTGDGLRKAEINTPLWDSLSFAIMFHLRSGCEQKQ; from the coding sequence ATGGTATTCAAATCTCTATTTAAATACAATCGCCAGATTTTTGGCGGTATTTTAATAATTATTAGCTTGTTTTTAATCGGTGCTTTTATCCCTCGAAAATGGGGTAATTACTCCAAACAAGCTTGTGATTATCAAATTTGTGTTGCGAATACGGGGATTCATTCCAATATTTTAATCCCTACTAAGAATAATGCTTATAATTGGCATAATTATTTATCTATAGATAAAATCGGTGTTGATGCTGTTAACGATTATAAATATCTTAGTTTCGGTTGGGGAGATAAAGATTTTTATATGACGATTAGCTCGATTTCCGATTTTAATTTTCATACCATTTTCAAAGCTGTATTTCTGCCAACTTCTTCGGTAATGTACGTGAAGGGTTATCAATCGCTACCGCAAAATATTGAAGTTAAATGTATTTATACAGATAAAGCTAACTATTTACAGCTAACCAAGTTTATTGAAGCTAGTTTTAAATTAGATAGAAACGATAGGAAAATTCGTATAGGTGACGGTTACACTTCTGCTGCTGGTTTTTATGCTGCAAAAGATAAATATTCGATATTAAGAACTTGTAATACATGGACTGGGGATGGTTTAAGGAAAGCTGAAATCAATACACCCCTGTGGGATAGTTTATCTTTTGCAATTATGTTTCATTTGAGAAGTGGCTGCGAACAGAAACAATAA
- a CDS encoding xanthine dehydrogenase family protein subunit M, with protein sequence MDLHNIDNYLIPTDINQVTNWGKDWSWLAGGTWLFSEPQPDIKTLVDIQSLGWDEIEFVNPRCEAGLNNNLHYQGELLAIGATCPLIKLVEYDCLPEYIAVEGFRGAINALSASLKVVNTATVGGNICLGLSVGTIAPIMVALDASYEIWNREEKSRIVAAKDFQIASRQTVLQSGELLRRILIPVENMKWQVNYKRFGIAASDSALAIVCGAYNSVAKNLRVVIGASVAAPVLLQLDGDLEHKNNLNYIASLENIDFIEDTRASAVYRREITQVLIKQCFEQLTVDS encoded by the coding sequence ATGGATTTACATAATATAGATAATTATTTAATTCCTACAGATATTAATCAAGTAACCAATTGGGGTAAAGATTGGAGCTGGTTGGCTGGAGGTACTTGGTTATTTTCCGAACCACAGCCTGATATCAAAACTTTAGTTGATATACAGTCTTTGGGATGGGATGAAATTGAGTTTGTTAATCCCCGTTGTGAAGCAGGGTTAAATAATAATCTCCATTATCAAGGAGAACTATTAGCCATTGGTGCGACTTGTCCTTTAATTAAGTTAGTAGAGTATGATTGCTTGCCTGAATATATTGCTGTAGAAGGTTTTCGAGGTGCTATAAATGCGCTTTCGGCTTCGCTAAAGGTAGTGAATACAGCTACGGTGGGAGGTAATATCTGCCTGGGATTATCGGTAGGTACTATTGCACCTATCATGGTAGCGTTGGATGCAAGTTATGAAATTTGGAATCGGGAAGAAAAATCGCGAATCGTTGCCGCAAAAGATTTTCAAATCGCTTCTCGTCAAACTGTTTTGCAATCGGGGGAATTATTACGACGAATTTTGATTCCTGTAGAGAATATGAAGTGGCAAGTTAATTATAAACGTTTTGGAATAGCAGCAAGCGATTCTGCTTTAGCTATAGTGTGTGGTGCTTATAATTCGGTTGCGAAAAATCTGCGCGTGGTTATTGGTGCAAGTGTTGCTGCACCAGTGTTATTGCAATTAGATGGTGATTTAGAACATAAGAATAATTTGAATTATATAGCCTCTTTGGAAAATATAGATTTTATTGAAGATACTAGAGCGAGTGCTGTTTATCGTCGCGAAATCACTCAGGTTTTGATTAAACAATGCTTTGAGCAGTTAACAGTTGACAGTTGA
- a CDS encoding molybdopterin cofactor-binding domain-containing protein, with protein sequence MQSLNFQVNNQHHSTTCHPGSSLLSLLRQLNYFGVHRVCETGDCGACTVWVNDTPVHSCIYPAMRINNKDVTTVEGLSSNNQLAPIQQAFLQAQGFQCGFCTPGTIMSAAKFPKGSQEDLRTCMKGNLCRCTGYQAIIESILLFQNSNGRGIVATPPILTPHSVGESVPKQDGTAIVTGKAYYTADNLQSGLLHLKILRSPIPHAKIRKIDVDKAKALRGVVDIFTYKDVRRVPYTTAGHAEPVPDPLDHYLLDNKVRFVGDRVAAVVAESVAIAERACELIEVNYEVLPHVTNPVEAMRDGSVIIHDEPESLQIPDRNRNIAGEIFLESGNVETGFDQADLIIENTYTLPAVQHVHLEPHVTVTHLESDGTLVVRSSTQVPFHCQRLLSQLFDIPKEKIRVYKPQLGGGFGNKQEILTEDLCALATLKTGKPVQWEMSRNEEFTATNSRHAMTIKLKTGVKADGTIIAQDLKIIANTGAYGNHGKTVVFLSGYIPLGLYRCENKRFSAYAVYTNTMPGGAFRGYGATQGTFAMESQIDEIANKLGIDVIEIRNKNLIRPGDLVSLGNDGEHFNLIGSYAVEECFTKVIQALNYVPDKPAVINGNRRRGVGFAVSMQGSGLCKIHTACVKLSRLANGKYELRTGSVDVGTGSDTTLRQIAAEVLGVTVTDIKIISGDTQLTPFDAGSYASATMYISGQAVKLGADKLKQKLHGNTTSQEIIEVEESYTADEATLTFAVQGVEVEVDIETGKVEVLRCVQAIDIGKAINPKICEGQATGGIAMGIGYALTEELLFDKQGRIINPKLREYRIPTAADMPPMEVFLIEKTDPYGPFGAKGVGEITANCTAPAIANAIAHATSARLRQLPMTPERVWKKLEIRS encoded by the coding sequence ATGCAATCTCTAAATTTCCAGGTAAACAACCAACATCACAGCACAACTTGCCACCCAGGAAGCAGCTTGCTTTCACTACTTCGTCAACTTAATTACTTCGGAGTACATCGCGTTTGCGAAACCGGTGATTGTGGTGCTTGTACTGTCTGGGTTAACGATACACCAGTACATAGCTGTATTTACCCAGCTATGCGAATTAACAACAAAGATGTAACTACCGTTGAAGGGCTATCGTCAAATAATCAACTCGCACCGATACAGCAAGCATTTTTACAAGCTCAAGGATTTCAGTGCGGGTTTTGTACTCCAGGCACCATCATGAGTGCAGCGAAGTTTCCTAAAGGTTCGCAAGAAGACTTACGTACTTGTATGAAGGGAAACCTCTGCCGCTGTACTGGCTACCAAGCAATAATCGAAAGTATTTTACTTTTTCAAAATTCAAATGGGCGTGGCATCGTTGCCACACCCCCAATTCTCACACCACACTCCGTCGGAGAAAGCGTTCCTAAACAAGATGGAACGGCAATCGTTACAGGTAAAGCATACTACACCGCTGATAATTTGCAATCCGGATTATTACATTTAAAAATTTTGCGCTCTCCCATACCCCATGCAAAAATCCGCAAAATTGATGTTGACAAGGCTAAGGCACTTCGGGGGGTAGTAGATATCTTTACTTATAAAGATGTTAGGCGGGTTCCTTATACTACCGCAGGACACGCAGAACCGGTACCCGATCCTTTAGACCATTATTTGTTGGATAATAAAGTGCGGTTTGTCGGCGATAGGGTTGCTGCTGTGGTGGCTGAGTCGGTGGCGATCGCCGAAAGAGCCTGCGAGTTAATTGAGGTTAATTACGAAGTTTTGCCCCACGTTACCAATCCAGTGGAAGCGATGAGAGATGGTAGCGTTATTATCCATGATGAACCGGAATCTCTGCAAATTCCCGATAGAAATCGCAATATTGCGGGTGAAATATTTTTAGAATCGGGAAATGTAGAAACAGGTTTTGATCAAGCAGATTTAATTATAGAAAATACTTATACTTTACCAGCAGTACAGCACGTCCATTTAGAACCTCATGTGACGGTAACGCATTTGGAATCGGATGGTACTTTAGTTGTTCGCAGCAGTACCCAAGTACCTTTTCACTGCCAAAGATTACTGTCGCAGCTTTTTGATATTCCTAAAGAGAAAATCCGCGTTTATAAACCGCAACTCGGTGGTGGTTTTGGTAATAAACAAGAAATATTAACGGAGGATTTGTGCGCTTTAGCAACTTTAAAAACTGGCAAACCCGTACAGTGGGAAATGAGCAGAAATGAAGAATTCACCGCTACAAATAGCCGTCATGCAATGACAATTAAGTTAAAAACTGGAGTTAAAGCTGATGGTACGATTATTGCTCAAGATTTAAAAATCATTGCGAATACCGGTGCTTATGGCAATCATGGTAAGACAGTGGTGTTTTTATCTGGCTACATTCCTTTGGGATTATACCGTTGTGAGAATAAAAGATTTTCAGCATATGCCGTTTATACTAATACCATGCCAGGGGGTGCTTTTCGCGGTTACGGTGCAACTCAAGGTACTTTTGCAATGGAATCTCAAATTGATGAAATTGCCAATAAGTTAGGTATTGATGTTATCGAAATCAGAAATAAAAATTTAATTCGTCCGGGAGATTTAGTTAGTTTAGGAAACGATGGGGAGCATTTTAATTTAATTGGTAGTTATGCGGTTGAAGAATGTTTTACCAAGGTAATTCAAGCATTAAATTATGTTCCCGATAAACCAGCAGTTATCAATGGAAATCGCCGTCGCGGTGTTGGTTTTGCGGTTTCTATGCAGGGAAGCGGATTGTGTAAAATACACACAGCTTGCGTAAAATTATCGCGGTTGGCTAATGGGAAATATGAGTTAAGAACGGGTTCGGTTGATGTTGGTACTGGTTCCGATACTACTTTACGACAAATTGCAGCAGAAGTTTTAGGTGTAACGGTTACTGATATCAAAATTATTTCTGGGGATACGCAATTAACACCCTTTGATGCAGGTTCTTATGCTTCTGCAACCATGTATATTTCTGGACAAGCTGTTAAGTTAGGAGCGGATAAATTAAAACAAAAACTGCATGGTAATACTACATCACAAGAAATAATAGAAGTAGAAGAAAGCTATACTGCTGATGAAGCAACTTTGACTTTTGCCGTTCAAGGTGTAGAAGTGGAAGTTGATATTGAAACCGGAAAAGTAGAAGTTTTGAGGTGCGTGCAAGCAATTGATATTGGTAAAGCAATTAATCCCAAAATTTGCGAAGGGCAAGCAACCGGAGGAATTGCAATGGGAATTGGTTATGCATTAACCGAAGAATTATTGTTTGACAAACAAGGAAGAATAATTAATCCTAAGTTGCGGGAATATCGCATCCCCACAGCAGCAGATATGCCACCAATGGAAGTATTTTTAATTGAAAAAACTGACCCCTACGGACCATTTGGAGCTAAAGGTGTAGGAGAAATTACAGCTAACTGTACTGCTCCAGCTATTGCTAATGCCATTGCTCATGCCACAAGTGCAAGGTTAAGACAATTACCAATGACACCCGAAAGAGTTTGGAAAAAGTTAGAAATTAGGAGTTAG
- a CDS encoding DUF4330 domain-containing protein: protein MAIWNSNFLNYARVRRTLNVSLTSVIRIALTFSVMLGFIVIIFFSNISISQAQVNVAAKPIEVDLLVDGLSLLRPETLLGQGLKSGGKTNLTIENKPSGEMTIKSVKQLPITINVTQPDGSVKELPDPSAKFETDLLITLTGKAQIQNIGAVIGESLVKIGSPAKIEGFNYDINTTVVDLRMQQ, encoded by the coding sequence ATGGCAATTTGGAATTCCAACTTTTTAAATTATGCTCGGGTTAGAAGAACTCTGAATGTATCTCTTACCTCGGTAATTAGAATTGCGCTCACTTTTTCAGTGATGCTGGGCTTCATAGTTATAATTTTCTTTTCCAATATATCCATTTCTCAGGCTCAGGTTAATGTTGCTGCAAAGCCAATAGAAGTAGATTTATTAGTTGACGGTTTAAGTTTACTTCGTCCTGAAACATTATTAGGGCAGGGTTTAAAAAGTGGTGGAAAAACTAACCTGACGATTGAAAATAAACCTTCTGGTGAAATGACGATAAAATCTGTCAAGCAGTTACCCATCACTATAAATGTAACTCAACCTGATGGTTCGGTAAAAGAATTACCAGATCCTAGCGCTAAGTTTGAAACAGATTTACTTATAACATTGACGGGTAAAGCTCAGATACAAAATATTGGTGCAGTTATAGGTGAAAGCTTAGTTAAAATAGGTAGTCCTGCTAAGATAGAAGGTTTTAACTATGATATTAATACTACTGTTGTTGATTTAAGAATGCAACAGTGA
- a CDS encoding ureidoglycolate lyase — MNKTKTVKQLSAQTITSDNFQPYGQVIFPSKDGKLFDADDAQLVLDNGIPRFYIMQLQGRSNKFHNITRHAKCTQCLGSLAGKDWLMAVCPANNNIHEPDLQNIAAFRIPGNCFIKLNVGTWHAGPYFEHDVVDFYNLELSNTNEVDHFTHSLLKSHNLEFEIV, encoded by the coding sequence ATGAATAAAACAAAAACAGTAAAACAATTATCAGCGCAAACTATAACTTCAGATAACTTTCAACCTTACGGACAGGTTATTTTTCCCAGTAAAGATGGCAAATTATTTGATGCAGATGATGCTCAATTAGTCCTTGATAACGGTATCCCGAGGTTTTATATTATGCAGTTGCAAGGGCGCTCAAATAAGTTTCACAATATTACCCGTCACGCAAAATGTACTCAATGTTTGGGTTCTTTAGCTGGCAAAGATTGGTTAATGGCAGTTTGTCCGGCTAATAATAATATACATGAACCGGATTTACAAAATATTGCGGCTTTCCGGATTCCTGGAAATTGTTTTATCAAATTAAATGTAGGAACTTGGCACGCCGGACCTTATTTTGAACATGACGTAGTAGACTTTTATAACTTAGAGTTAAGTAATACTAATGAAGTTGACCATTTCACGCACAGTCTCTTGAAAAGTCATAATTTAGAATTTGAAATTGTTTAA
- a CDS encoding DoxX family protein, which produces MELIKKNKELLRVILSVALIIVGTLHFAVPQPFVKIMPPQLPYPLGLVYLSGFYEILGGIGLLVPPLSQPTAWGIIALFIAVYPANINMAINHIDIESIPYSGSPLFQAIRLPLQGVLIAWAYWYTKPSDREKQASIIPKSIIPKELEL; this is translated from the coding sequence ATGGAACTGATAAAAAAGAACAAAGAACTTCTCAGGGTTATCCTTTCCGTAGCCTTAATAATTGTGGGAACTTTACACTTCGCCGTTCCCCAACCTTTTGTAAAAATTATGCCACCACAACTTCCCTATCCTTTGGGTTTAGTTTATTTGAGTGGCTTTTATGAAATACTAGGTGGTATTGGTTTATTAGTTCCCCCTTTAAGTCAACCTACTGCATGGGGAATAATTGCATTATTTATCGCGGTTTATCCAGCTAATATCAATATGGCAATTAATCATATTGATATTGAAAGCATACCATATTCAGGTTCGCCTTTATTTCAAGCTATTAGACTCCCCCTCCAAGGAGTTTTAATTGCTTGGGCTTACTGGTATACAAAACCTAGCGATAGAGAGAAACAAGCTTCAATTATTCCTAAATCAATAATTCCTAAAGAATTAGAATTGTGA
- a CDS encoding PEP-CTERM sorting domain-containing protein produces MKQFLKSLMVASATAIAILTVSSPAKAAVVTWNLDDVIFNDGGTASGSFQYDADNQRIGNFNIAVGSGSQLFGGTWVVPGFFGSSNGNSFALSNPAFNRFFQLSFVSPLTNAGGTINLETDIGNGQFASFDATCGNANCTVPSSTGRVVTAGSVTTEEVPEPLTIMGTVLAGGMGIAIKKKRAKKNIESA; encoded by the coding sequence ATGAAACAATTTCTCAAATCTTTAATGGTTGCAAGTGCAACAGCTATTGCAATCTTGACTGTGTCTTCTCCTGCAAAAGCAGCAGTAGTAACTTGGAATCTTGACGATGTCATTTTTAATGACGGAGGAACAGCTAGTGGAAGTTTCCAGTATGATGCAGATAATCAGCGAATAGGTAACTTCAATATTGCCGTTGGTAGTGGGAGTCAACTATTTGGTGGAACTTGGGTTGTTCCTGGTTTTTTTGGATCTTCTAATGGTAATTCCTTCGCTTTAAGTAATCCAGCTTTCAACAGATTTTTTCAATTAAGCTTTGTTTCTCCACTAACGAATGCAGGAGGAACAATTAATTTGGAAACAGATATTGGAAACGGACAATTTGCAAGTTTTGATGCTACCTGTGGTAACGCAAATTGTACCGTACCTTCATCTACTGGAAGAGTTGTTACCGCAGGTTCAGTAACAACAGAAGAAGTACCCGAACCTTTAACTATCATGGGTACTGTTTTAGCAGGGGGAATGGGAATTGCGATTAAGAAAAAGCGAGCTAAGAAGAATATCGAATCAGCTTAA
- a CDS encoding DUF6851 domain-containing protein: MDFSLHTEDPVLLWNQATLEAISNTNMGPTPTSRALGLVNTSMYDAWAAYDPVAIDTQLENLQVDHKEITPENKSTAINYAAYTTLLDLFPTQEPAFTHLMQQLGIDSTITSTNTNTPAGIGNLAAKTLLNNIE, from the coding sequence ATGGATTTTTCCTTACACACAGAAGACCCAGTACTGCTGTGGAACCAAGCAACTTTAGAAGCCATCAGCAACACCAACATGGGTCCCACTCCCACCTCCCGTGCCTTGGGCTTAGTTAACACCAGTATGTACGATGCCTGGGCAGCCTACGACCCAGTAGCAATCGACACTCAACTAGAAAACCTCCAAGTTGACCACAAAGAAATCACTCCAGAAAACAAAAGCACCGCAATCAACTACGCTGCATACACCACCCTCCTAGACTTATTCCCCACCCAAGAGCCTGCATTTACTCACCTCATGCAGCAACTAGGAATAGATTCCACCATTACATCCACCAACACAAACACCCCAGCAGGAATAGGTAACTTAGCAGCTAAAACATTACTTAATAATATTGAATAA
- a CDS encoding RHS repeat domain-containing protein: MLTDGKYNYSYDDEGNRTQRVEIATGEITEYSWDYRNRLTEVVVKDTNGNVIKTAGYTYDMFDRRIAKEVDADGDGVATASIERFVYDGEHIALTFDGDGNLTHRYLHGPQVDQILASENAQGEVLWALTDNQGTVRDVVDNNGTVVNHITYDSFGRVTGESNENVDFRFGYTGREFDEETGQYYYRARYYDAAVGQFISEDPIGFEAGDPNFYRYVNNSPANFTDPTGEILDALYKNNTLYNYVNKADQFAAGFGDAVSFGLTTKIREIRYGETATRNHSGGLFTAGQIFGTAASTAVSFGVGAGAKGGGWAIRAAKYYTVVGDITGVVQSTNNLIKGCFTPIDLLGYAPAAGYIGGRIFRGLRGVDGAGVIGRLQEGDIVSDLLFGARVGEGLPGPSGAKISSRPTPAQLELLTDKHNVEFAVTYKLGSGPNGRGGQYFLHSGKARSVEVPLEADSMLIYHTHPGGTAAASQADKDLLETLELLGSPQRSSQIVPSGKDVIRFDKNRSKF; the protein is encoded by the coding sequence TTGTTAACTGATGGTAAATATAATTACTCCTATGATGATGAAGGAAATCGCACTCAACGGGTTGAAATCGCTACGGGTGAAATAACTGAGTACAGTTGGGATTACCGCAATCGCCTCACAGAAGTTGTTGTCAAAGATACTAACGGTAATGTTATCAAGACTGCTGGGTATACCTACGATATGTTTGACCGTCGTATTGCTAAAGAGGTAGACGCAGATGGGGATGGAGTAGCAACGGCTTCTATTGAAAGGTTTGTTTATGATGGGGAGCATATTGCCCTCACCTTTGATGGTGATGGTAACTTAACTCATCGTTATTTACACGGTCCGCAAGTTGACCAGATTTTAGCTTCGGAAAATGCTCAAGGTGAGGTGTTATGGGCGCTGACGGATAATCAAGGTACCGTCCGCGATGTAGTTGATAATAACGGTACGGTTGTCAATCATATTACCTACGATAGTTTTGGTAGGGTGACTGGGGAGAGCAACGAAAATGTTGATTTCCGGTTTGGGTATACTGGACGGGAATTTGATGAGGAGACGGGGCAATATTATTATCGGGCTAGGTATTATGATGCTGCTGTTGGACAGTTTATCAGTGAAGACCCGATTGGGTTTGAAGCTGGCGACCCCAATTTTTACAGATACGTTAATAATAGCCCTGCTAACTTCACCGACCCAACAGGGGAAATCTTAGACGCGCTTTATAAAAATAACACGCTTTATAACTACGTTAATAAGGCAGACCAATTTGCAGCAGGTTTTGGTGATGCAGTTTCTTTTGGGTTAACAACAAAGATACGTGAGATACGGTACGGCGAAACCGCAACGCGAAACCATAGTGGAGGATTGTTTACTGCCGGTCAGATTTTTGGTACAGCAGCCAGTACTGCTGTGAGTTTTGGTGTTGGTGCTGGTGCAAAAGGTGGTGGCTGGGCTATACGTGCGGCTAAATATTATACTGTAGTTGGAGATATTACTGGGGTTGTTCAAAGTACGAACAATTTGATAAAGGGGTGTTTTACTCCTATCGATTTGCTGGGATATGCACCTGCGGCTGGTTATATTGGTGGTAGGATTTTCCGTGGGTTAAGGGGAGTTGATGGTGCTGGTGTAATCGGAAGGCTTCAGGAAGGAGATATTGTTAGTGATCTTTTATTTGGGGCAAGAGTAGGTGAGGGTTTACCAGGACCTTCAGGGGCAAAGATTTCATCTAGACCAACACCTGCTCAACTTGAACTCCTAACAGATAAGCATAATGTTGAATTCGCTGTTACTTATAAACTGGGATCTGGACCAAATGGTAGGGGAGGTCAATACTTTCTTCATTCAGGAAAAGCCCGCTCTGTGGAAGTTCCATTAGAGGCAGATAGTATGCTTATTTACCATACACACCCTGGAGGAACAGCCGCTGCTAGTCAAGCGGATAAGGATCTTTTAGAAACTCTTGAATTACTTGGCTCTCCGCAGCGTAGTTCTCAAATTGTGCCATCAGGAAAAGATGTTATTAGATTTGATAAGAATCGTAGTAAATTTTAA
- a CDS encoding DUF4114 domain-containing protein produces the protein MTPDDSGYLQTALNNVVNPNFGLNADKDATSTTGSFSLTGGDILGVVIVADGTLEQAISNIDSVEGVYLSYMGAGASTDNGTFDHIRFNNATSTFEFEDLANGGDQDFNDLKIKIEF, from the coding sequence TTGACACCAGATGATAGCGGCTATCTCCAAACCGCATTAAACAACGTTGTTAATCCAAACTTTGGATTGAATGCCGATAAAGATGCTACAAGTACAACTGGAAGTTTTAGCTTAACAGGTGGAGATATTTTAGGTGTCGTAATTGTCGCAGATGGAACTTTAGAACAAGCTATAAGCAACATCGACAGCGTAGAAGGCGTTTACCTCTCCTATATGGGTGCCGGTGCTAGCACAGACAACGGCACTTTTGACCACATCAGATTTAATAATGCTACCAGCACCTTTGAATTTGAAGATTTAGCTAATGGTGGCGACCAAGATTTTAATGATTTAAAAATAAAGATAGAATTCTAA